From a single Arachis hypogaea cultivar Tifrunner chromosome 3, arahy.Tifrunner.gnm2.J5K5, whole genome shotgun sequence genomic region:
- the LOC112734145 gene encoding UDP-glucose 6-dehydrogenase 1 yields the protein MVKICCIGAGYVGGPTMAVIALKCPNVQVTVVDIAEPRINAWNSGTLPIYEPGLDDVVKQCRGKNLFFSTEVEKHVAESDIIFVSVNTPTKTQGLGAGKAADLTYWESAARMIADVSKSDKIVVEKSTVPVKTAEAIERILTHNKKGINFTILSNPEFLAEGTAIQDLFNPDRVLIGGRETPEGQKAINALRDVYANWVPKERILCTNLWSAELSKLAANAFLAQRISSVNAMSALCESTGADVSQVSHSIGTDSRVGPKFLNASVGFGGSCFQKDILNLVYICECNGLPEVANYWKQVVKVNDYQKSRFVNRVVSSMFNTVSSKKIAILGFAFKKDTGDTRETPAIDVCKGLLGDKARLSIFDPQVTEDQILKDLSMKKFDKDHPSHLQPASPTSIKQVSIVGDAYEATKDSHGICILTEWDEFKKLDYQKVFDSMQKPAFVFDGRNIVDADKLRKIGFIVYCIGKPLDPWLKDMPAVA from the exons atggTGAAGATTTGTTGCATTGGAGCCGGGTATGTTGGAGGGCCAACAATGGCGGTGATTGCATTGAAGTGCCCTAACGTTCAAGTAACCGTGGTGGACATAGCGGAACCAAGAATCAATGCGTGGAACAGCGGAACTCTGCCGATCTACGAGCCAGGGCTGGATGATGTGGTGAAGCAATGCAGAGGGAAGAATCTCTTCTTTAGCACGGAGGTGGAGAAGCACGTGGCGGAGTCTGACATCATCTTTGTTTCCGTCAACACGCCTACAAAGACTCAGGGCCTCGGCGCAGGCAAGGCGGCCGACTTAACTTACTGGGAGAGCGCTGCCAGGATGATCGCCGATGTGTCGAAGTCGGACAAGATTGTGGTTGAGAAATCAACTGTCCCTGTGAAGACTGCAGAGGCAATTGAGAGAATCTTGACACATAACAAGAAAGGAATCAATTTCACAATTCTATCAAATCCTGAGTTTCTTGCTGAGGGAACTGCAATTCAAGATCTGTTTAATCCTGATAGGGTGCTAATTGGTGGAAGGGAGACACCTGAGGGGCAAAAAGCCATAAATGCCCTCAGAGATGTGTATGCTAATTGGGTCCCTAAGGAGAGGATCCTCTGCACTAATCTCTGGTCTGCTGAACTGTCAAAGCTTGCTGCTAATGCTTTCCTTGCCCAGAGGATTTCCTCTGTCAATGCAATGTCTGCATTGTGTGAGTCAACTGGTGCTGATGTTTCGCAGGTTTCGCACTCCATCGGGACGGATTCTAGAGTCGGGCCCAAGTTCTTGAATGCCAGTGTTGGATTCGGTGGATCATGCTTCCAGAAGGACATACTCAATTTGGTCTACATTTGTGAGTGCAATGGCCTCCCTGAGGTTGCGAATTACTGGAAGCAG GTGGTAAAGGTGAATGACTACCAGAAGTCGCGGTTCGTGAACCGGGTGGTTTCGTCCATGTTCAATACAGTTTCAAGCAAGAAGATTGCGATCTTGGGATTCGCCTTCAAGAAGGATACAGGGGACACAAGGGAGACACCAGCTATTGATGTATGCAAGGGACTCTTAGGGGACAAGGCCAGATTGAGCATATTTGATCCTCAAGTAACTGAAGATCAGATTTTGAAGGATTTGTCTATGAAGAAGTTTGATAAGGACCACCCTTCACATCTTCAACCTGCAAGCCCTACTTCAATAAAACAAGTTTCTATTGTTGGTGATGCATACGAGGCAACTAAGGACTCACATGGTATCTGCATTCTAACTGAGTGGGATGAGTTCAAGAAGCTTGATTATCAGAAGGTGTTTGATTCAATGCAGAAGCCAGCATTTGTATTTGATGGAAGGAACATTGTGGATGCTGATAAGCTCAGGAAAATTGGCTTCATTGTTTATTGCATTGGAAAGCCATTAGATCCATGGCTCAAGGACATGCCTGCTGTGGCATAA
- the LOC112734146 gene encoding beta-glucosidase 40, translated as MGLRRGIMAAMVITLMLQVAMCKSEISRADFPNGFTFGTASSAFQYEGAVKEDGRGPSVWDTFSHTFGKILDFSNADVAVDQYHRYEEDIQLMKDMGMDAYRFSISWTRIFPNGTGEINQAGVDYYNKLIDALLAKGIEPYVTIYHWDLPQALEDKYNGWLSADIINDFANYAEICFQKFGDRVKHWITFNEPHTFATQGYDVGLQAPGRCSIVLHLFCRAGNSATEPYIVAHNVLRSHALVADIYRKKYKAAQGGSLGIAFDVIWYEPATNTKEDIEAAQRAQDFQLGWFLDPLMFGDYPASMRSRVGNRLPKFTPSEAALVKGSLDFVGINHYTTFYARDNKTNLIGVLLHDTVADSGAVTLPFNGTKAIGKRANSIWLYIVPQSMRTLMNYIRQKYGNPTVYITENGMDDGNSPFTSIKDALKDEKRIGYHSGYLSNLQAAIKDGCNVKGYFVWSLLDNWEWAAGYSSRFGLYFVDYKNNLKRYPKQSVQWFKDFLKPS; from the exons ATGGGGTTGAGAAGAGGCATAATGGCAGCCATGGTAATTACACTGATGCTTCAAGTTGCGATGTGTAAATCGGAGATAAGCAGGGCGGACTTTCCTAACGGCTTTACATTTGGCACTGCTTCTTCTGCCTTTCAG TATGAAGGAGCAGTAAAAGAAGACGGAAGGGGACCATCTGTATGGGATACTTTCTCACATACTTTTG GCAAGATACTCGATTTCAGCAATGCTGATGTTGCAGTGGATCAATACCATCGATACGAA GAAGATATTCAACTCATGAAGGACATGGGAATGGACGCCTATAGGTTTTCCATTTCATGGACTCGGATTTTTCCAA ATGGAACCGGAGAAATTAACCAGGCAGGAGTTGATTACTATAACAAACTCATAGACGCATTACTCGCCAAAG GAATTGAACCATATGTGACCATATACCACTGGGACCTACCACAAGCCTTAGAAGACAAGTATAATGGATGGCTCAGTGCTGATATCAT AAATGACTTTGCAAATTATGCTGAGATATGCTTTCAGAAATTTGGGGACAGAGTGAAGCATTGGATCACATTTAATGAGCCACACACATTTGCCACACAAGGCTATGATGTTGGTCTTCAGGCCCCTGGAAGATGCTCCATTGTTCTTCACCTGTTTTGTAGGGCTGGCAACTCTGCTACTGAACCTTACATTGTTGCTCATAATGTCCTTCGTTCTCATGCACTTGTTGctgatatatatagaaaaaagtaTAAG GCTGCACAGGGTGGATCACTTGGGATAGCCTTTGATGTGATTTGGTATGAGCCAGCAACAAACACCAAAGAAGACATTGAAGCTGCTCAAAGAGCACAAGATTTCCAGTTAGGCTG GTTTCTTGATCCTTTGATGTTTGGAGATTATCCAGCTTCAATGAGAAGCAGAGTAGGGAACAGGCTCCCAAAATTTACCCCATCTGAGGCTGCCCTTGTGAAAGGTTCCTTAGATTTTGTGGGAATCAATCATTACACCACTTTTTATGCAAGAGACAATAAAACTAATCTCATTGGAGTTCTGCTCCATGATACTGTTGCAGATTCTGGTGCTGTTACTCTTC CATTCAATGGTACTAAAGCTATTGGAAAAAGG GCAAATTCTATATGGTTGTATATAGTGCCACAAAGCATGAGAACCTTGATGAACTACATCAGACAAAAGTATGGAAACCCTACAGTCTATATCACAGAAAATG GGATGGATGATGGGAATAGCCCATTTACCTCCATTAAGGATGCTCTAAAGGATGAGAAACGGATTGGGTACCACAGTGGCTATTTATCTAATTTACAAGCTGCTATAAA AGATGGTTGCAATGTGAAGGGATATTTTGTGTGGTCACTACTTGATAACTGGGAGTGGGCAGCTGGATACAGTTCAAGATTTGGTCTATACTTTGTTGATTACAAAAACAATCTAAAGAGATACCCTAAACAATCTGTTCAATGGTTCAAGGACTTCTTGAAACCATCTTAA